The genome window GAGGCCACCATCGCCCGCGACATCACGCCGGTCTTCGCCGGAACCGCGCTCAAGAACAAGGGCGTGCAGCGCCTGCTTGACGGCGTTATCAAGTATCTCCCGAGCCCCGACGACGTGCCGCCGGTGGAAGGACACCACCCGCAGGACGAAGACGAGAAGATCGTTCGGGCGCCGAACGAAGACGATCCCTTCAGCGCCGTGGCCTTTAAGATTGCCACGGACCCGTACGTCGGTAAGCTGACGTTCGTCCGCTGCTACAGCGGAACGCTCGAGTCTGGTTCGAAGGTCTACAACGCGACCTCCGACGAGATGGAGCGTGTCGGTCGTCTCATGTTCATGCACTCGAACGACCGTGAGGACATCGACATGATCCGCGCCGGCGACATCGCCGCGGTGGTCGGTCCGAAGAACCTCAAGACGGGGGACACGATTTGTGACCCGGATAACCCGGTCATCCTCGAGTCGATGGACTTCCCCGAGCCGGTCATCCGCATTGCGATCGAGCCGAAAACGAAGGCCGACCGCGACAAGCTGACGACCGGACTCGTGAAGCTCGCCGAAGAGGACCCGACGTTTAACGTGTCCACCGATGAGGAGACCGGCCAGACGCTGATCGCCGGCATGGGTGAGCTCCACCTCGAGATTATTGTGGACCGCCTCAAGCGCGAGTTCAAAGTGGAGGCCAACGTGGGTAAACCGCAGGTTGCCTACCGCGAAGCCATCACCAAGTCGGTCGACGAGCACTACACGCTCAAGAAGCAGACGGGTGGTCGCGGTCAGTTCGCCGAGATCTACATGGAAGTCAGCCCGAACGAAGAGGGCACCGGCTTCGAATTTGAAGACGAGATCGTCGGTGGTGCCATCCCGAAGGAGTTCATTCCGTCGGTGAAGAAAGGCATCCAGAGTTCGCTTGATCAGGGTCCGCTCGCCGGCTACCCGATCGAGGGAATCAAGGTCCGCCTGTACGATGGCGACTACCACGACGTTGACTCCGATCAGAACTCCTTTGAGATCGCCGGCCGCCTGGGCTTCCGCGACGCCGCCCGCCGCGCCAAGCCGGTTCTCATGGAGCCGATCATGGCCGTGGAGGTTATCACGCCTGATGAGTACATGGGCGACGTGATCGGTGACTTGAACAGCCGCCGTGGGCAGATTGGCAAGATGGGCCAGCGCAATGATGCGCAGGTCATCAACGCCAAGGTGCCTCTCAGCGAGATGTTCGGTTACTCGACCGACCTTCGCTCCATCACGCAGGGCCGCGCACTGTACACGATGCAGTTCGAAACGTACGAGCCGGTCCCGTCGAACATCGCGAAGGAAATCACGGACGAAGACGCCGTGGGAGCCGCTGCGTAACCGACCCCGCGCCGGGGTGTCTCACTGAGCGCACAGCGCACGAGGCACCCCGGTCGGCTTTCGGCTGCTCGACGGGTGGCGCGTTACGACGCACACGCCCCGCAGCCAACCAAGATTTGTAGTATCACATTACACTCCGAGTTTTTCACGACACACGCTAGACGCTATGGCGAAGCAGGCATTTGACCGAAGCAAGCCGCACGTCAACATTGGAACGATTGGGCACGTTGACCACGGGAAGACGACGCTCACGGCGGCGATCACGATTACGCTAGCCCGACGCGGCTTCACCGAAAAGGAGACGGCCTTCGACCAGATTGACAAGGCCCCCGAGGAGAAGGAGCG of Longibacter salinarum contains these proteins:
- the fusA gene encoding elongation factor G, with the protein product MATSKNESFPLDKTRNIGIMAHIDAGKTTTTERILFYTGRLHRMGEVHDGAATMDWMEQEKERGITITSAATTCYWDDHRINIIDTPGHVDFTVEVERSLRVLDGAVALFCAVGGVEPQSETVWRQADRYGVPRIAFVNKMDRTGADFEKVVGMMQDRLSANPVPVQYPIGAGDMFRGVIDLIENKAIIWDEEEGMTWDVIDIPEDLKPVAKKWRINLLESVAEYDDELLMKYLEGDEIEASELEAVIREATIARDITPVFAGTALKNKGVQRLLDGVIKYLPSPDDVPPVEGHHPQDEDEKIVRAPNEDDPFSAVAFKIATDPYVGKLTFVRCYSGTLESGSKVYNATSDEMERVGRLMFMHSNDREDIDMIRAGDIAAVVGPKNLKTGDTICDPDNPVILESMDFPEPVIRIAIEPKTKADRDKLTTGLVKLAEEDPTFNVSTDEETGQTLIAGMGELHLEIIVDRLKREFKVEANVGKPQVAYREAITKSVDEHYTLKKQTGGRGQFAEIYMEVSPNEEGTGFEFEDEIVGGAIPKEFIPSVKKGIQSSLDQGPLAGYPIEGIKVRLYDGDYHDVDSDQNSFEIAGRLGFRDAARRAKPVLMEPIMAVEVITPDEYMGDVIGDLNSRRGQIGKMGQRNDAQVINAKVPLSEMFGYSTDLRSITQGRALYTMQFETYEPVPSNIAKEITDEDAVGAAA